agacactcaggagaaaggcgatacaagtttcggggaaagatccttgaacaagggatctttgtgcagtatcctgcgaggcttacgtgagaaaatgaattcacggagtcagtaggcgttgcacaatttacgtaaggttaatgatagttcagtaagttaaataacacgatattaagcaagccatatagaagttaataataacatcactctccaaaaaattattataatttaccatatttatataccttctatgtgtatgtaactccgtaaggagttaatgatattatcgatttatatgtaagttcattcgaaacaaattcgtcaaaatgccggaaatattgtcttttaagtttttcacgtgaaacgtgcattatttcaaatattaatacaaataaaggttacgcacatacttgccgaatatacctaatgtagttattaaaaaaatcaaatatattaaaaatcacgttataagttacaaatgaaatactattattaccattatctatttcaaaaagaacgcagagttgaatcttgggtattgcgataactcgctcgcccgaacttgcccgattcttttcgaacgcgctcaatgaagtcgggtcatgggccgtccgaaaggctcggaccgctcgacgtgtcccgattcgagtgcccgattcacgagccggcccgcacatccctactgtgtcacatctggagttttatggtatgctaacaatcgacattgagttgcaaatcagaccgtacaagcaaacgcattcgcaacttccagaggcctgattccaaggctaaaaggagaggccacgaccttcgggtcaccgattctgttgaaattttgcacacttatagatctcgttctcctgttcacgaatatataccattataggggcagatactcaatagttttcgagatattgacgattaaagtttcattatttcttatataatgccgtatttttcctagattacaagaatcggtgtggcacgacggtagcgttccaagttttcagccgaacgaccagggttcaaatcttgccgactaatggatttttttttattatgttttatcattgtctatttatattattaatttcaatcgattaaatttcacgcataaaattgcattttgaattataaataacatgtatttatttactaacaacagaattatttactattattatatattattatttatatatcaaatatatatattaaattttaagaagtctttataaatatcctgtgttcattttccggtttccgaacaagttactgttacgtttgtgtgatgtgacataagttcatctacctttacttgaaccagtgctgtcttttctcccttttatgttatcgtaatttcgaacgttgattgatactgacgccctgtctgatccatgttgattatataattcaaatggaattgctaggtgatatattttactactttccgataattttcggcggcctgctatgttttatcaaaatgaaatcggtacttatcattatattgaaatttaatcgatttaaattgataatataaatatacaattgtagtgactgtgtgtgagagagaaagagagagaatgtgCGTAACGACGAATGAGTGATCGAATGTATCTGAAACGGAGCGAATGATAGGTCGGATGAGGAAAGAGTGAGAGGGAATGAGTGAGAGACAAACAAGAACGATCGGTAACAGAAACGTATTTAGGCAGAGGTACTCGGGCGAGCGAAGAGAGATATATTCGAGATATTCGAGCGGGCGAGCGGAGAAGTACGAGTGAGCGAACGGAGAgtttaaataaatctgtaaGCATAAAAACTTACAACAGCTTCTCAGAAGTGGGATCTCTGATATCCCAGCGCGAAAATCTAGTGGCGATCGAGAAAAATCGCGTGGTAGATCAcgatcgcgaacacgtggcgaGTCGGAAGTTGCGATTTCGGTGCGGCGAAAAATAGTGACTTTTCGTGGGTTGGGTTTCCGTGGGTGGAAGACTTCGGTCAGGAAGACGCGAAGACTACGGCGCCGGGAGGAAAAATCGAGGCCGAATTGAGTGGCGATTATTCGATTTTGGAGCGGCGGAGACGGAAGCCAGCATGGCGGAGCAACACTTTCGCAACGTGGAGGAGGTACTACCGAAATTCGACCCGGTATCCAAACAGCTCTCCGTGGACGAATGGATCGAAAAAATCGAGGAATACGGTGATTTATATCAATGGGATGATATAGCGGTAAGGCATTATGCTCTGTCATCGCTCGCGGGTGTCGCAAAACAATGGAGAGATAGCCTTCCGCGACTGGAACGTACTTGGGCGGAATGGAAGGTCGTATTACGTCGGGACTTTCCTTGCAAAAGAAGCGCTGTCGAGACGCGAATAGAagcacaaaattataaacaaacggTCAGCCAAAACGTGATAgagtatttttatgaaaaacttGCGAGATGCAACCGCGCGATGATGGCCGATGACGAAACCATTGAATGGATCGTGGCCGGTTTAAACAATCCAAGATACAGAGATTTTTTGGGTCCTTTGAGCCGTTATAAAAGAACGAGCGAATTATTGCCGGATTTGGAAGCAGGATCTGCGTTCATGCGTGAGAACCCCGTAGCGAGCCAACGTAAGGCACATGGCGCGACAATAAGGTCGGCGAGTAATACAAACTGTTTTGTTTGTAAACAGCCAGGTCATCAAGCACGACTATGTCCAAATAGAACGAGAGCTATAACCTGCTTTAAATGTGGAAACACAGGCCATGTCTCACGTGCCTGCCCCACGACGAATCGGGATGGAAGAAGAAGCGATCAGGCGGTGACATCCACGACTCCAACTGAAACGACGAGGATAAGGGCGCGCAGTCAACCCCCTGCCGTGCTGCACATCACGGAGGACACGCACCGGAAATATTATAAGGACGCTCTCATCAACGGCCACCTTGTAAAATGCTACATCGACTTAGGCAGCAGCGTGGTAGCATTGCGCCGGGATGTTGCTGACGAACTGCAGCTCACGTATCATGAGACGGCACTGGATCCCTTCGTCGGATATGGAGCAGGACAGGTACGTCCGATTGGTATATTTACCGCTAATATTAGTATCGATGCCGTAGAGACTCGAGTGACTGTACACGTGGTGCCAAGCGGTAGTCAGACCATACCGCTCCTCGTTGGGCATCCATACACCGAGGCTGAAGGCGTTGTCATACTCAGCCGGGCGGGCGAGCTGATCATCGCCCCCTCATTGGACAACGCATACCAGGCAACAGCAGCAACCACGGCTCCGCGTCGGACGACGCTTGTATCAGAAGGACCGTACGTGATTCCACGAAATTATCTAGGACACGTGACAGTGCGCAGCCAGTTACCAGCGCAAGACATTTGCGTCGAGGGAGGACTGCGCGCGCAGACTCTCAGCATCCCAAGGTGCATCGTTTCGACAAACAGTGAAGGACTAGCGGTGCTACCGGTCCTGAATGTTACCGATGCGCCGATCACTGTGCGCGAGGGCGAGACGGTCGCTCGCGGCGAAACGTGCGAAGAGGGGGAGGGTGACGGCAATCATTCAGGGTTGGCGCAGGAGGTCAATTGCGACGAAGTCACGAGACAAGAAATAGATACGGATGTCCTCGGCGAAGACACGGAAAAACTCGTAAATATGTTGAACGCGAACCGCGATATTTTTGCGaagaattttaaacaattaggAGAAGCTAATTGCACGGCGATGAAAATAGAGCTAACGATAGATAAACCAATCGTGTATCGGCCGTACCGTTTATCGTATCACGAACGGAAAAAATTGAGCGATCTAACAAACGAATTAAAGGACGCGAGCGTGATCGAAGACAGTCAATCTCCGTTTTCGAGCCCCGTACTATTAGTAAAAAAGCGGAATGGAGACGTTCGGATGTGTATCGACTACCGCGCtttaaacaaaattacattGAAGGATAAATATCCGTTACCACGTATAGACGACCAAATCGATTTGTTGCGCGGCTATCGATATTATAGTACAATCGATCTGTTCAGTGGCTATTACCAGATTCCGGTGGAACCGTCGTCACGAGAGAAAACCGCGTTCGTCACGCCGGACGGGCATTTCCAATTTCGCCGTATGCCTTTCGGGTTAACCAACGCGCCATCGGTTTTTCAGAGGGCTATCAATACGATTTTAGGATCGCTGCGATTTGATACAGCAATAGCTTACCTCGATGACATTATTATCCCAAGTGGAGACGTCGAAGAGGGGTTGCAACGATTGTAGCACGTCTTTGATCTTTTGCGCGCGAACGGGTTGCGGATTAATTTGAAAAAGTGTCATTATCTAAAGCGTGAAATAGAATATTTAGGGTTTGACATATCGGTGGGAAAGATTCGACCGGGGAAGCGGAAGATCGAGTGCGTGATTAACTTTCCCGAGCCAAAGAATATTAGAGACGTGCGGGGATTCGCCGGGTTAAGCAGTTATTTTCGCCGGTTTATAAAAAACTTTGCCGTGAGAATGAAGCCCTTAACCGATCTCTTAAAGAAAAACGTACCGTTTAGTTGGGGGGTGGAACAAAAGAAAGCGTTCGAAGAAATAAAGCAATTGCTTTCTACTAGACCGGTATTAACGATCTATCAGCACGGTGCAGAAACCGAGGTGCACACTGATGCATGTGCGGCCGGGTTGGGTGGCGTTTTACTACAAAAACAGTCGGATAATACATGGCGACCTGTTAGCTACTTTAGCCGAAAAACTACTCCTGAGGAGGCGAAATATCATTCGTACGAACTCGAGGCTTTGGCGATCGTATGTGCGCTCGAAAAATTTCGCGTGTACCTCATAGGTATACACTTTGTAATCCGAACCGACTGTAATAGCCTGAAAATGTTAGCGGACAAACGCGATTTGAATCCCAGGATTGGGAGATGGTTCGTACGGCTCTCAGAATTCGATTACACGCTACAGTATCATACGGGTAAACAAAATCAGGTAGCGGACGCGTTAAGTAGGAATCCGGCCGGAGAAGCCGAGGATACGACAGTGGTAGGACTTCCGATATTAGGGGTACACATGACGACTGATTGGATAGCGGCGATGCAGAGGAGTGATGCGGAAATTCTGCGAGTACGAGATGCGTTAGAGAGTGGTGATACGAATGCACACGCAAAGTTTACAATGTACAACGCGAGAGTATATAAGATAACGAAGGGAAGATGGCGATTATATGTCCCGGCAGActtaaaatatgaaatagtaGCGGAAGCGCACCAATCATTGGCGCACTTAGGTATCGACAAAACCCTCGCGAAACTGAagcaagaatattattttcctaAAATGCGTGAATTCGTCGCAAAGTACGTGAATCGATGTATAGCGTGCCTTTATTATAAACGCCGCCCGGGAAAAACCAGGGTTCTTACACCCGTTGGATAAGGGTGACAGGCCATTTCAAAGCGTTCATGTAGACCATCTAGGACCATTACCTGCTACCGAAAGGGATAAGAAGTATGTAGCAGCGGCGGTATGTGGATTCAGCAAATACGTAGTTCTAAAAGCGGTAGAGGATGTAGGCGCGGCTAGCACAATAAGATTCGTGATAGAATTTATGTCGCATTACGGAAAGCCCATGCGTATTATAACGGATCGCGGAACAGCCTTCACAGCAAAAAGTTTTGCCGCATTTTGTAGCGAACATGATGTACAACACGTTAAAATTGCAACCGGCACTCCACGAGCAAATGGACAGATAGAAAAGATAAACAATGTGATACTAAATTGCCTAGCTACTTCGACGCGCACGATAACCTGTGAAGACTGGGACGAAAAACTGTACGAAGTGCAGTGGGCGATCAACAGTAGCTATCATAGAGTCACACGTCGAACACCCCACGAGATTGTTTTCAATTATAAAATCAGCGGATGGCGCGAAAATCCATTAACGATAGAAATTAGGCAAATAAATGACGAATTAGGAACCGAGGAGGAAAAGCGCGACGTTTCAGAGCTGTTACGCGAAAACGAGGGAGCGATGAAACGGCAGTATGATAAAAACCGCAAAGAAGCAAAAATTTATAGCAAGGGCGATATCGTACTGGTCAGAAGCGAAATTCCCGCAACGGGAGAAAGTCGAAAACTGGCGCCGAAATATCGCGGCCCATACGAAATTGCCGAAGTCCTAGACAAAGATAGATATTATATATAGTACGAGACATCGAAGGCGAACAGCAAAGTCAACGTGTTTACTCGAATGTAGTCTCAGTCGACCGATTAAAATATGTATCATCCGCGCACGAATATTCGGATCGAGTCGTCACGCGAGCACGAGGCAGCTGTGCAAGTAACGCAGCTAAAGATGTACAGAACGACTGTGTAAAACCTCGTATTGCGTTAAACAATTAGAAGGAGTTCATAACTTCGACGAGGTCGTCGAAGATGTCAGGAAGGGCCGAAACTGTAGTgactgtgtgtgagagagaaagagagagaatgtgCGTAACGACGAATGAGTGATCGAATGTATCTGAAACGGAGCGAATGATAGGTCGGATGAGGAAAGAGTGAGAGGGAATGAGTGAGAGACAAACAAGAACGATCGGTAACAGAAACGTATTTAGGCAGAGGTACTCGGGCGAGCGAAGAGAGATATATTCGAGATATTCGAGCGGGCGAGCGGAGAAGTACGAGTGAGCGAACGGAGAgtttaaataaatctgtaaGCATAAAAACTTACAacacaatgataaaacataataaaattttttaaaaatgcgttagtcgtcaggatttgaacactggaacatatttgctatgtctgtatttctatcgatatctgcattcctatgtaagaaatgattttttgcttttccatcaatgatattatttcttaacttattcagtgatattacttattagaagatcaatgatattacttcttaacttacaccggattatatcccgctttgtattaaacaatttttggatattattccgaaaggcaccgatggccgattgagatgaaacttggtgggtatgtaaaactcaacattctgaacaactttttcctatacatgtaaccgcggctcggccatagtttcggagatattcctatacgtgcacgtccgaggcgtgcgtatcacatttctagcggaaaaaacataaacagatcattgtgtcgattccgtcccctcaacggcctaaccccaacaaacttgaattatacctccggctgtacttccgaaaagcaccggggaaacacaatacgcacgtctcggacgtacacgtataggcaaaattcaatgtagtagtagctgcagttttccgcgaatatctccgaaactatggctgagccgcggttacatgtacaggaaaaagttattcagaatgttgagttttacatactcaccaagtttcatctcgatcggccacaggtgccttttggaaggacagcccacctgttatctaaacattcttttaaagtcctttttcacagtcgcagaggaagaaacgctctgtattttggaattcaagtaattgtagacacttgtatgattctgttatatatactactttgacaaaattagaaaataaaaattatgtggcgtgtgtaataccgtaaaaagcagtttcagatgaatgataatgtgttcaggaactgttacagaaatatgtaagatcaccctgtcgatgaagtatcgaatgcggtttatgacacgagcgactggaatccacctcttttgaggagtttagtatacactgcatgtctagccttcctttaattagttttggaggcaggtctctggaagttgtggatgcattcgtttgtatggtctggcttgcgactcaatagggattgttagcgtaccataaaactccaggtgtgacacagaacacaggtaggtgtgctgggcgctacgtcaccaacgcactaaaggactgaaatgaaggaaacacttttgttttttcaatgatcgtcgcaaaaaattgttcttccttgaatatggatggtaccatggtattgggttgttaaggggtgttaaacagagctgcaatgcagcccataaaaaattagtagaacggtgaaataaagagtaaactagaatgttttcgagtgaaattgtttaaaaatagttctaatatgtttttaaagtcatctagtgaaaatcttatggtgctgaggtggaaaaaatatttattcatgaaagaaaatttttttcaattattgataacagtagctaaatatatgaaaaaatttaagatagtgttgatgacaatagctcattattaaattaattttcagggtggtcgcttttaaacttcgatatgaaatctgtatttgttcgaatttttccgggttttccattttttacaactagagtttgcaactacaaaattggaaagaaataaaatacgtatcattacaattaatattattcttaatttatattaattagagattttgtacccaagatttacatgttagttacatatttcatatacaacaattaagctgtacgttctaatcctggttaaaaaaataatgtgcgttcggttttatgctaaaagacgacacggttatgttccaggaaagacgacacggttctgttccaggaaagacgacacggttctgtgtcatgctaaaagacgacacggttctgttccaggaaagacgacacggttctgttccaggaaagacgacacggttctgtgtcatgctaaaagacgacacggttctgttccaggaaagacgacacggttctgttccaggaaagacgacacggttctgtgccatgctaaagcggcgatgtcacgaaagtgggaacgccgaaaccccgggcgtgagcactctcctatcctctctggttCTGGATGAtactgttgcgtcgcagtgtggtggaatagggacttttgttgtgggttcgagtgcccgtggagcgctgaagcgctctgctcgtggaggttcacaactTAGTACACAGAGTAAATGGCGAGAATTGTTAAAGATTTTATTGGTAGTTCTTTGggatgtaactccctcggttctacaatgagttctgtctcatcctggagcttcaaatccttttcctgcttcttccttctcgtctcgcttccttagccaataggaaaattaggatcttctggctaggcgttgattcgtcggatcactcgtcttccggttgctgcttgatggtgattggtagtggatggatcttaatagcgcacgcacgggagtggggtacgcatgagggtgaagccccgccaaaacgagggacgtggggccatgtgggaccgaacaagagagaggtccgagggagttccaagaggtccttgactgagaatttatgacctcttgtcctctgattccggacttcgactatccctaatttatgtagaattagagaagctactctaagaggctgcgtgactttctctaaattccgcaattagtctcgccgactcgaatttcgtcaaggatctctatggaactctcccggtctttctttacctactctaaactatcgcgcccaaataacatacgtatgtatgaaatacgcgattacatcttatatcagcttatatttaaatttgcctctccgcgccattaatcgatactatatatatctagctatgttcgcgtggtcaactggccacgctacaatacggtaggatgtgacatggaatggtacgggggctctagagccccccgagcgtgagacagaaaaatacattgggtgattggtctactcctatacctcgtctgtgatatgaTCTAAGGGATAAGTAAGGTTAACAACTTCGTGCTTAGATGACGCAGCTATCGCACAAATTACGAGAAGAATTTTCAATCTATGTATTGTTCATTCAAATTGTCAGCTGACTTTTGATCACTTCTGATTGAGCAGAAATCAGCAGAAATTCAGTACATCTGTTTTTGACTACCTTTTTTTAGTGAAATTTGTCACTGCTATTGAAAATGACTTTTATCAGAGACAGCAGCAGTGTTCTTTTGGTCCTAGATCATGAAATTTCAGAAAATAATGTTACAGATTTTATAACAGAAATAAAGAAACCATTGTGCAATGCTAAGCAATTGACAATTGCGCCAATAAACGCATTAGATGCACGTAAGtacttaacactttacctatTTAATTAATAGTCctttggaaattaaaaatagatAATTTAGGTTTTTTTAACGAATGGTGACAGCAATTTTATTCGTAAACCAATAAGCTATGTTGAGTAATATAATCTTAATAACCTCTTTGGAGATTactatttaaatgaaaatgatgAAGCTTCTTTTAAATATAGCACAGTTATTAGAAGGGCTATTTATATGTTTCTGGCAGCAAATGTGTTAAAATAGAAGTATAAAGGTAAATTTTTAAACCATGTGTGTATTTGTGTGTTCAATATATTTAACACATGTACATTTGTTACAGGTCTTACCAATGTACCTTGCTATGATAcgattatttttgttttcaagCAATCATGTCCTAATTATGATACATATTTGGATGATTGTATGAAGGTAATGAAACCAGCTGGTATACTAATTATTTATGAGTCATTCGAAGAAAAAAAGGATGTACAATCTGTGTATGACAGAAGAATATCAAATTTAAAATTAGCTGGCTTTAAAGTCAAATCGCCTGGGGATATAAATACCGAATTAAAGAATTTATTGCTCGAAGTATACAAAGACATGGATAATGTGTATGAAATAGTAGCAGAAAAACCCTCATTTGAGGTAAGATATTCCATTATTTATCTGTTAATTGTTACAATTAAAATACTCTATTCGAtacgttttaaatttatttagattggTTCTAGTGTGTCCCTTAGTTTTGGACAAGCAAAACCCAATGTCTGGAAATTAGATAGCGATGCTGAAGACGAATTAATCAACGAGGATGATCTTCTAGATGAAACGGATATATTAAAACCCGAAACTTCAAGTTTAAAAGGTAGAcatcaaaatatttatacaatCTTTGTACAGGTATATTAATCGTGATTTTGTTCCAGTTTGCAGTACAACAGGCAAACGAAAAGCATGTAAAGATTGCTCGTGTGGACTAGCTGAGGAACTAAGTGGAAAAACTGTGGAAGAGAAAACTGTAAAGTCTTCCTGTGGAAATGTATGCAATATCGAactcatatttttattataaagatgAAAAAGtaaacagaaaattgaaaacaatttcatATATTTTACAGTGTTACCTGGGTGATGCATTCAGATGTGCCAGTTGTCCCTATCTAGGTATGCCTGCATTTAAACCTGGTGAAAAAATCGTATTACCTGAAAGTCAATTGAAAGTGGAGTAGCGAAGAAATTGTAAGTCAGATGAAGATTTTTTCCTGTTTGCATGCAAGTGTTCTAATAATAATTTGATTATTAATATGTTCTATTACAGTGATTctacttaatataaaataattttgttacttTATCGTTGGTAGAACTAAGAAATGATTCTACTTAACATATAGAAGTTTAAATAATGTATTTCTGTAATTaatatttgcaaaataaatactagtatttcattaaatttattttcatctGTATACAATGATGTTCAATTTCTTGATTGTAATAAAATGATACAAAACATTTCAGGTGTAAAGTAGATACTTTGAGCGCATCAGTGAAAAACATCTTATTTTCGGGACTTGAAAAGTCATTGAAATTGAAAGTACTATAATGTTGTGAAGAAATATTGACAAATTATCGGTATATTTGTACAGTACGTAGTATAGGGGCAgtcaaata
This genomic interval from Halictus rubicundus isolate RS-2024b chromosome 15, iyHalRubi1_principal, whole genome shotgun sequence contains the following:
- the Ciapin1 gene encoding cytokine induced apoptosis inhibitor 1, with the protein product MTFIRDSSSVLLVLDHEISENNVTDFITEIKKPLCNAKQLTIAPINALDARLTNVPCYDTIIFVFKQSCPNYDTYLDDCMKVMKPAGILIIYESFEEKKDVQSVYDRRISNLKLAGFKVKSPGDINTELKNLLLEVYKDMDNVYEIVAEKPSFEIGSSVSLSFGQAKPNVWKLDSDAEDELINEDDLLDETDILKPETSSLKVCSTTGKRKACKDCSCGLAEELSGKTVEEKTVKSSCGNCYLGDAFRCASCPYLGMPAFKPGEKIVLPESQLKVE